One part of the Acidobacteriota bacterium genome encodes these proteins:
- a CDS encoding CoA-binding protein codes for MRIAVVGASTDRRKYGNKAVRALLAQGHDVAAVNPGRAAAGESIEGVPAHASLRDVPGTIDIATFYVPPAVGELLLDDVVAREIRQIWLNPGAESDALMARARELGLETRLQCSILAVGDSPANYN; via the coding sequence ATGCGTATCGCAGTGGTAGGCGCGTCGACCGATCGGCGCAAGTACGGCAACAAGGCCGTCCGGGCACTGCTCGCCCAAGGGCACGACGTGGCGGCGGTGAATCCCGGACGCGCGGCGGCAGGGGAGTCTATCGAGGGGGTGCCGGCGCATGCCTCGCTTCGCGACGTGCCGGGCACGATCGACATTGCGACCTTCTACGTGCCTCCGGCGGTGGGGGAACTCCTGCTCGACGATGTCGTGGCGCGAGAGATTCGCCAGATATGGTTGAACCCGGGCGCCGAGAGTGACGCGTTGATGGCCCGAGCCCGTGAACTAGGCCTTGAGACGCGTCTCCAGTGCAGCATCCTCGCGGTGGGCGATTCGCCCGCGAACTACAACTAG
- the rho gene encoding transcription termination factor Rho: protein MKIADLKEMGITPLTKVAQDLHVPGATGMRKQELIFQILKAQTEQSGFIFSEGVLEVLPDGFGFLRAPDYNYLPGPDDIYVSPSQIRKFDLQTGDTVSGQIRPPKEGERYFALIKVEAVNFESPDQAREKIFFENLTPLYPLERVRLETAADNLSARVMDLMTPIGKGQRGLIVAAPRTGKTMLLQNIAQSIARNHSEVYLIVLLIDERPEEVTDMQRSVDGEVISSTFDEPAQRHVQVAEMVIEKAKRLVEHKKDVFIVLDSITRLARAYNTVIPPSGKVLSGGLDSNALQKPKRFFGAARNIEEGGSLTIMATALVDTGSRMDDVIFEEFKGTGNMEIHLDRKLVDKRVFPAIDIQKSGTRKEELLLSREDLNRVWVLRKVLHPLLSVEAMELLLDKMSKTKSNADFLASMQRMG from the coding sequence CTGAAGATTGCCGACCTGAAGGAGATGGGCATCACGCCCCTTACCAAGGTGGCCCAGGATCTTCACGTGCCGGGGGCTACCGGCATGCGGAAGCAGGAGCTCATCTTCCAGATCCTCAAGGCGCAAACCGAACAGAGCGGGTTCATCTTCTCGGAAGGCGTACTGGAGGTTCTGCCCGACGGCTTCGGCTTCCTTCGGGCGCCGGATTACAACTACCTGCCCGGCCCGGACGATATCTATGTCTCCCCATCGCAGATCCGAAAGTTCGACCTGCAGACGGGCGATACCGTCTCCGGACAGATCCGCCCACCGAAGGAGGGTGAGCGTTACTTCGCCCTGATCAAGGTGGAGGCAGTCAACTTCGAATCTCCGGATCAGGCACGCGAGAAGATCTTCTTCGAGAATCTGACGCCGCTCTATCCGCTGGAGCGCGTCCGGCTGGAGACCGCCGCCGACAATCTTTCGGCTCGCGTCATGGACCTGATGACGCCGATCGGCAAGGGGCAGCGGGGCCTGATCGTCGCCGCGCCGCGAACCGGCAAGACGATGCTCCTGCAAAACATCGCGCAGTCGATCGCCAGGAACCACTCGGAGGTGTACCTCATTGTTCTCCTCATCGACGAGCGGCCTGAAGAAGTGACCGACATGCAGCGATCGGTCGATGGCGAGGTGATCTCGTCAACCTTCGACGAGCCGGCGCAGCGCCACGTCCAGGTGGCCGAGATGGTGATCGAGAAGGCCAAGCGCCTGGTCGAGCACAAGAAGGACGTCTTTATCGTGCTCGATTCCATCACGCGCCTTGCCCGCGCCTACAACACGGTGATCCCGCCCTCCGGCAAGGTGTTGTCGGGCGGTCTCGATTCCAACGCCCTGCAGAAGCCGAAGCGGTTCTTCGGGGCGGCGCGCAACATCGAGGAGGGCGGCTCGCTCACCATCATGGCGACCGCCCTGGTCGACACCGGATCCCGCATGGACGATGTCATCTTCGAGGAATTCAAGGGGACCGGCAACATGGAGATCCACCTCGACCGCAAACTGGTCGACAAGCGCGTCTTCCCGGCGATTGACATACAGAAGAGCGGGACCCGGAAGGAGGAGCTGTTGCTCAGCCGAGAGGACCTGAACCGCGTCTGGGTGCTCCGCAAGGTCCTCCACCCGCTCCTGTCGGTAGAAGCGATGGAACTGCTGCTCGACAAGATGAGCAAGACCAAGTCGAACGCCGACTTCCTGGCGTCGATGCAACGGATGGGATGA
- a CDS encoding DnaJ domain-containing protein: MEFRDYYKTLGVDRSASQDAIKRAFRKLARKYHPDVNQNDSEAERRFKAVNEAYEVLGNADTRKKYDELGANWKEYERARAAGQNPFAGRGPGGFRWTTTGGSGGFRSISEEELRELFGGIGGAASTGRGQGRPFSDFFQAFFGGETDQSRGAVPGDAERTRARKGRDAEYATELTLEQAFGGVTQRLRLGGDTGERTVDVRIPAGVDTGSRVRVTGKGGKGTGGAAAGDLYLRVQVVPHPIYTRKGRDLYMRAAMPLATAVLGGEVEVPTIEGRRVRLKVPAGTQEGQVFRIRGQGMPSLGNGGDRGDQYATAHVKLPRSLSPEARKQFESLARLLDDPS, encoded by the coding sequence ATGGAATTCAGGGACTACTACAAGACCCTCGGGGTTGATCGATCGGCATCCCAGGACGCCATCAAGAGAGCGTTCCGGAAACTGGCGCGGAAGTACCACCCCGATGTGAATCAGAACGATTCGGAGGCGGAGCGCCGCTTCAAGGCGGTGAACGAAGCGTACGAAGTGTTGGGGAACGCCGACACGCGGAAGAAGTACGACGAGCTGGGCGCCAACTGGAAGGAATACGAGCGCGCCCGCGCGGCGGGCCAGAATCCGTTCGCCGGTAGAGGACCGGGTGGCTTCCGCTGGACGACGACCGGTGGCAGCGGCGGATTCCGGTCCATCTCCGAGGAGGAACTGCGAGAGCTGTTCGGCGGGATTGGGGGCGCCGCCAGTACGGGCCGCGGCCAGGGGCGTCCTTTCTCCGACTTTTTCCAGGCGTTCTTCGGAGGCGAGACGGACCAGTCTCGCGGGGCTGTCCCAGGCGACGCGGAGCGGACACGCGCCCGGAAGGGGCGTGACGCGGAGTACGCGACGGAGCTGACCCTCGAGCAGGCGTTTGGCGGCGTGACGCAGCGCCTGAGGCTGGGCGGCGATACCGGAGAGCGCACGGTAGATGTCCGGATCCCGGCGGGCGTCGACACAGGCTCGCGCGTCCGCGTCACAGGCAAGGGAGGCAAGGGGACGGGCGGCGCCGCAGCGGGCGACCTGTACCTCCGCGTGCAGGTCGTGCCCCACCCCATCTACACCCGGAAGGGCCGCGACCTCTACATGCGTGCGGCGATGCCGCTAGCCACCGCCGTGCTGGGTGGCGAGGTGGAGGTGCCGACGATAGAGGGCCGGAGGGTTCGCTTGAAGGTGCCAGCCGGCACGCAGGAGGGGCAGGTCTTCCGAATCCGTGGCCAGGGCATGCCCTCGCTCGGGAATGGCGGTGACCGTGGGGATCAATACGCAACGGCGCACGTCAAGCTTCCCCGCAGTCTCTCGCCGGAAGCGCGGAAACAGTTCGAGTCGCTGGCCCGTTTGCTTGACGATCCATCATGA
- a CDS encoding CDGSH iron-sulfur domain-containing protein, whose protein sequence is MTAMPTTIRLRDNGPCLVDGDDITVVDAEGNRYEIARRPFSLCRCGHSENKPFCDGSHRGAGFTSAPRAGS, encoded by the coding sequence ATGACTGCCATGCCGACTACGATCAGACTGCGCGACAACGGGCCTTGCCTTGTCGACGGTGACGACATCACCGTCGTGGACGCGGAAGGAAACCGGTACGAGATCGCCAGGCGGCCCTTTTCCCTTTGCCGCTGCGGACACTCGGAAAACAAGCCGTTCTGTGACGGCTCGCACCGAGGAGCAGGCTTCACGTCGGCACCGCGCGCCGGCTCGTAG
- the coaD gene encoding pantetheine-phosphate adenylyltransferase — MAPETRDDIAATASDSRRRPRLAVYPGSFDPLTNGHVDIIQRGARLFDRIVIAILVNLDKSPLFSIDERVEIAREVFRDQPAVEVETFNGLLVDYAERRGADVIVRGLRAISDFEYEMQMALMNRHLRQSIETVFMMPDERYTYLSSRLAREVFALGGSISGLVPQVVEQRLRQKVGPVTPGVRT; from the coding sequence ATGGCACCTGAAACACGAGACGACATCGCCGCGACAGCGAGCGACTCGCGGCGGCGGCCCCGGCTCGCCGTCTATCCCGGCTCGTTCGATCCGCTCACGAACGGCCATGTCGACATCATTCAGCGGGGCGCACGCCTCTTTGATCGCATCGTCATAGCGATCCTCGTCAACCTCGACAAGTCGCCCCTCTTCTCGATCGACGAACGCGTGGAGATCGCCCGCGAGGTGTTCCGCGATCAGCCGGCCGTCGAGGTAGAGACGTTCAATGGCCTGCTGGTGGACTATGCGGAGCGGCGTGGTGCCGACGTGATCGTACGGGGGTTGCGCGCCATTTCGGACTTCGAGTACGAGATGCAGATGGCCCTGATGAACCGGCACCTGCGCCAGTCGATCGAGACGGTCTTCATGATGCCGGATGAGCGCTACACGTATCTCAGCTCCCGCCTCGCACGCGAGGTGTTCGCCCTCGGCGGATCCATCTCCGGACTCGTGCCGCAGGTGGTCGAGCAGCGGCTCCGGCAGAAGGTGGGACCGGTGACGCCCGGCGTCCGGACGTAG
- a CDS encoding pyridoxal phosphate-dependent aminotransferase, producing MTTATRQRLARRLDRVAPSATQLVLQAASQLRRDGVDVVDLGAGEPDFPTPEPIRAAGIAAINEGFTKYTPSRGIPELREAICDRYRADYGVTYHPDEVIVTAGGKQGLFNVALALCDPGDEVVTHAPYWPSIVEQIKLAEAEPVIVRTSAEQDFTVTADGILEAVTPRTRAIIINSPGNPTGALIAESELEAIARETAEAGIWLVIDLCYERLVYDDVPHNLAKVTAEYARDRTVLVGSASKSWSMTGWRCGWAVGPRELIKAADVVQGHATTNVSSITQRAALAALTGPDDDVRAMLGEYRARRDRLIAWMADEPRYRVVPPAGAFYLFPDISELLAPNGIRTSAEFALRLLDEAHVALTPGEAFDAPGFLRLSYATSIDRLAEGAERLKRFAGGLG from the coding sequence ATGACCACCGCCACCAGGCAACGCCTTGCGCGCCGCCTCGACCGCGTCGCGCCGTCCGCCACCCAACTCGTGCTCCAGGCCGCGTCTCAGTTGCGCCGCGATGGTGTGGACGTGGTCGACCTGGGAGCTGGCGAGCCCGATTTCCCCACTCCGGAACCGATCCGCGCCGCCGGCATTGCAGCAATCAACGAGGGTTTCACGAAATACACGCCGAGCCGCGGCATCCCGGAACTGCGCGAAGCCATCTGTGACCGCTACCGCGCGGACTATGGCGTAACGTACCACCCGGACGAGGTCATCGTCACCGCCGGCGGAAAGCAGGGGCTCTTCAACGTCGCGCTGGCGCTCTGTGATCCGGGCGACGAGGTCGTGACTCACGCGCCGTACTGGCCGTCGATAGTGGAGCAGATCAAGCTGGCCGAAGCGGAGCCGGTCATTGTTCGGACGTCGGCGGAGCAGGACTTCACGGTGACCGCCGACGGGATTCTGGAGGCAGTGACACCGCGGACGCGCGCCATCATCATCAACTCGCCGGGCAACCCGACGGGGGCGCTGATCGCCGAATCGGAACTCGAGGCGATTGCACGCGAGACAGCTGAGGCCGGAATCTGGCTGGTGATCGATCTCTGTTACGAACGGCTTGTCTACGACGACGTTCCGCACAACCTGGCGAAGGTGACCGCCGAATATGCGCGCGACCGGACGGTCCTGGTGGGCAGCGCATCGAAGAGCTGGTCGATGACCGGATGGCGTTGCGGCTGGGCAGTCGGACCGAGGGAGCTCATCAAGGCGGCCGACGTCGTACAGGGCCATGCCACGACGAACGTCTCGTCGATTACGCAGCGCGCCGCTCTCGCCGCCCTGACTGGCCCGGATGACGACGTGCGGGCGATGCTCGGCGAGTACCGCGCGCGGCGCGATCGACTGATCGCCTGGATGGCGGACGAGCCACGCTACCGCGTCGTGCCCCCGGCCGGCGCGTTCTATCTCTTTCCGGATATCTCGGAGCTGCTGGCACCGAACGGCATCCGAACATCGGCGGAGTTCGCCTTGCGCCTGCTCGACGAGGCGCACGTGGCGCTGACGCCGGGAGAGGCCTTCGACGCCCCCGGATTCCTGCGACTGTCGTACGCGACGTCCATCGACCGGCTCGCCGAGGGCGCCGAGCGGCTGAAGAGATTCGCAGGCGGCCTTGGCTGA
- a CDS encoding AAA domain-containing protein → MNGHGRPPPEDGQQQPALERYARDLTELARGGKLDPVIGRDEEIRRAIQVLSRRTKNNPVLIGDPGVGKTAIVEGLAQRIVRGDVPEGLKDKRLAALDMGALIAGAKYRGEFEERLKAVLKEITDAEGRIVLFIDELHTVVGAGAAEGAIDASNMLKPLLARGELHTIGATTLNEYRQYIEKDAALERRFQPVMVAEPTVQDTVSILRGLRERYEIHHGVRFKDAALVSAAVLSNRYISDRFLPDKAIDLIDEAASKLRMEIDSLPVELDEVERRLMQLEIEREALRKETDTSSKTRLGRLETELAGLKEERKRLRVQWEREKAQIQGDRKLQEELEGLRLEVERAQREGDYARASELQYGRIPELEQRLASSRDDPGDGEAPRMLKEEVDEEDIAAVVSKWTHIPVSKLVEGEVEKLIRMEERLRERVVGQDDAIVAVANAVRRARAGLQDPNRPLGSFIFLGPTGVGKTELARALAEFLFDDERALIRIDMSEYLEKHAVSRLVGAPPGYVGYDEAGQLTEAVRRRPYAVVLFDEVEKAHADVLNVLLQLLDDGRLTDGQGRTVDFRNVVVIMTSNLGSELIAERSGLASGGDVDLDAGTRRQIDEVMRAHFRPEFLNRIDEIIVFHALGRAHLRQIAAMQLASLGRRLADRRVTVKLTDAATEHLVAEGYDAAYGARPLRRTMQRRVLDPLAERLLRGEFSEGDTVVVDAGGDGLSFAVSAKMAEATEA, encoded by the coding sequence ATGAACGGACACGGACGACCGCCGCCGGAGGACGGACAGCAGCAACCGGCGTTGGAGCGGTACGCACGCGACCTGACTGAACTGGCGCGTGGCGGGAAGCTCGACCCGGTGATTGGTCGAGACGAGGAGATCCGCCGCGCGATCCAGGTGCTGTCGCGCCGAACCAAGAACAACCCCGTCCTGATCGGTGATCCGGGAGTTGGCAAGACCGCCATCGTCGAGGGATTGGCGCAGCGGATTGTCCGAGGCGATGTGCCCGAAGGACTCAAGGACAAGCGGCTGGCGGCGCTCGACATGGGGGCTCTCATCGCGGGAGCGAAGTACCGCGGCGAGTTCGAGGAGCGTCTCAAGGCCGTGCTGAAGGAGATCACCGACGCCGAAGGGCGCATCGTTCTCTTCATCGATGAGTTGCACACGGTCGTGGGTGCCGGCGCGGCCGAAGGGGCCATCGATGCGTCGAACATGCTGAAGCCGTTGCTCGCGCGCGGCGAGCTCCACACGATCGGCGCAACGACGCTCAACGAGTACCGCCAGTACATCGAAAAGGACGCCGCTCTGGAGCGCCGGTTTCAGCCGGTCATGGTGGCCGAGCCGACCGTCCAGGACACGGTCAGCATCCTGCGTGGCCTGCGTGAGCGCTACGAGATCCATCACGGCGTCCGGTTCAAGGACGCGGCGCTTGTTTCTGCGGCCGTCCTGTCGAACCGGTACATCAGTGACCGATTCCTGCCGGACAAGGCGATCGATCTGATTGACGAGGCGGCGTCGAAGCTCCGGATGGAGATCGACTCGCTGCCCGTCGAACTCGACGAGGTGGAAAGGCGCCTGATGCAGCTCGAGATCGAGCGTGAAGCCCTCCGCAAGGAGACCGATACCTCGTCGAAGACGCGCCTCGGCCGGCTTGAGACGGAGCTGGCTGGCTTGAAGGAGGAACGGAAGCGGCTGCGGGTGCAGTGGGAACGGGAGAAGGCGCAGATTCAGGGTGATCGCAAGCTGCAGGAGGAACTCGAAGGCCTCCGTCTGGAGGTGGAGCGCGCCCAGCGCGAGGGGGACTACGCGCGCGCATCGGAACTGCAGTACGGACGCATCCCGGAACTCGAACAGAGGCTGGCGTCAAGTCGCGACGACCCAGGCGACGGAGAGGCGCCGCGGATGCTGAAGGAAGAGGTCGACGAGGAGGATATCGCGGCGGTCGTCAGCAAGTGGACGCACATTCCCGTCAGCAAGCTAGTGGAAGGAGAAGTCGAGAAGCTGATCAGGATGGAAGAACGCCTGCGCGAGCGGGTGGTCGGTCAGGACGACGCCATTGTCGCGGTGGCGAACGCGGTTCGGCGCGCGCGGGCCGGTCTGCAGGACCCGAACCGCCCGCTCGGCAGCTTCATCTTCCTGGGTCCGACCGGCGTCGGAAAGACCGAGTTGGCACGTGCTCTCGCCGAGTTCCTCTTCGATGACGAACGGGCTCTGATCCGGATCGACATGTCGGAGTACCTGGAGAAACACGCCGTCTCGCGCCTCGTCGGCGCGCCGCCCGGGTATGTCGGCTACGACGAAGCGGGCCAGCTGACGGAAGCGGTCCGTCGGCGGCCGTACGCCGTGGTGTTGTTCGACGAGGTGGAGAAGGCGCATGCCGATGTGCTGAACGTCCTGCTGCAGCTTCTTGACGACGGGCGGTTGACCGATGGGCAGGGACGAACCGTCGATTTCCGGAACGTGGTCGTCATCATGACATCCAACCTGGGGAGCGAGCTGATCGCCGAACGCAGCGGCCTGGCCTCGGGGGGCGACGTTGATCTGGACGCGGGAACGCGCCGTCAAATCGACGAGGTGATGCGTGCGCACTTCAGGCCGGAGTTCCTGAACCGCATCGACGAGATTATCGTCTTTCACGCACTCGGCCGTGCGCATCTCAGGCAGATTGCTGCCATGCAGCTGGCATCACTCGGACGCCGCCTGGCAGATCGCCGGGTTACCGTGAAGCTGACCGACGCGGCAACCGAGCATCTGGTCGCCGAAGGCTACGACGCCGCCTACGGCGCGCGCCCCCTGCGGCGTACGATGCAGCGTCGCGTGCTCGATCCACTCGCCGAACGTCTGCTAAGGGGCGAGTTCAGCGAAGGCGATACGGTTGTAGTGGACGCCGGGGGTGATGGGTTGTCGTTCGCCGTGTCGGCCAAGATGGCCGAGGCAACCGAGGCATAG
- a CDS encoding glycosyltransferase family 39 protein, with product MFRHAAILVGLCGLTFLVGLGQPALTDSDEAFYAESAREMVERNDWLTPYFNGQPRFEKPVLYYWLAAAAYQIAGVSPGAARLPSALAGFGLVFVAWACARRYYGAPTALMAGVVAATCFAAVAMAHQSLPDLPLAFLIALSTWASLVGLLEETAHDGGAAADGRHRRAWLVVAGVAAAGAFLVKGPVGPVLVALAVVPAAAFDWWRGGALWRARTVDVLLAAALFFLLALPWYGAMAIGHGSAYLDRFFFAENFDRFATDRYNDPRPIWYYVPIVAGGMLPWTPFMTLWIPALRRAWNRREFDTRAVRLVAWAAVPLLFYTLSVGKQPRYILPMLVPLAVLIGRALTQAMQADATRTDRRLFVAGGVAAGIVVALIGASVWYARALLIQRPGVVVGGVADAIAMVGGIAATVTLWAAWKSRYLRAVPVAIAAAVVVTAAATRTMVLAGPGPAPVERMASLVAEARQADEPYGRYRVFDRNLVYYVGTPHTELVSLEAVRDFLRSPERVLVVLRSDDAEALALRGVPFARIAGVPYVNTGNFNLRTFLDPDPDRYVLTVLLIANR from the coding sequence GTGTTCCGTCACGCGGCCATTCTCGTCGGCCTTTGCGGGCTGACGTTCCTCGTCGGCCTGGGGCAACCGGCGCTCACTGACTCGGACGAAGCGTTCTACGCCGAGAGCGCCCGTGAGATGGTCGAACGGAACGACTGGCTGACACCGTACTTCAACGGTCAGCCCCGCTTCGAGAAGCCGGTTCTCTACTACTGGCTTGCCGCCGCCGCTTATCAGATCGCCGGGGTCTCTCCCGGGGCGGCGCGTTTGCCGTCGGCCCTGGCCGGCTTCGGTCTGGTGTTCGTTGCCTGGGCGTGCGCGCGGCGGTACTACGGCGCGCCGACGGCGCTCATGGCCGGTGTGGTGGCAGCGACCTGCTTCGCCGCGGTCGCCATGGCGCACCAGTCGCTGCCCGACCTGCCGCTCGCGTTCCTGATTGCGCTCTCCACGTGGGCATCGCTGGTCGGATTGCTGGAGGAAACCGCGCACGACGGTGGCGCTGCCGCTGACGGCCGCCATCGGCGCGCATGGCTGGTCGTTGCAGGTGTCGCCGCAGCCGGTGCGTTCCTCGTGAAAGGGCCGGTCGGCCCGGTGCTGGTGGCCCTGGCGGTCGTTCCTGCCGCCGCCTTCGACTGGTGGCGCGGCGGCGCTCTCTGGCGGGCGCGGACGGTGGATGTGTTGCTTGCGGCGGCGCTCTTCTTTCTGCTCGCCCTGCCCTGGTACGGCGCGATGGCGATCGGGCACGGCTCCGCGTACCTCGATCGCTTCTTCTTCGCCGAGAACTTCGATCGATTCGCGACCGATCGGTACAACGATCCGCGTCCGATCTGGTACTACGTCCCTATCGTTGCGGGGGGCATGCTTCCCTGGACTCCCTTCATGACGCTCTGGATCCCGGCGCTGCGACGAGCCTGGAACCGCAGGGAGTTCGACACGCGCGCGGTGCGCCTCGTTGCCTGGGCTGCGGTGCCGTTGCTCTTTTACACGCTGTCGGTCGGCAAGCAGCCCCGCTACATCCTGCCCATGCTGGTTCCGCTCGCCGTCCTGATCGGCCGTGCGCTGACCCAGGCGATGCAGGCCGATGCAACAAGAACCGACCGGCGCCTCTTCGTCGCTGGCGGGGTTGCGGCGGGTATCGTCGTTGCGCTGATCGGAGCGTCCGTCTGGTACGCGCGTGCTCTTCTGATTCAGCGGCCGGGTGTGGTGGTTGGTGGGGTCGCCGACGCTATCGCGATGGTAGGCGGCATCGCGGCCACGGTCACGCTCTGGGCCGCATGGAAGTCCCGCTACCTTCGGGCCGTGCCGGTTGCGATCGCGGCTGCGGTGGTAGTCACCGCCGCGGCAACCCGCACCATGGTGCTGGCGGGACCGGGACCCGCTCCGGTCGAGCGGATGGCCTCCCTCGTGGCGGAAGCACGACAGGCGGACGAACCGTACGGGCGTTACCGCGTCTTCGATCGGAACCTGGTCTATTACGTCGGTACGCCACACACCGAACTCGTGAGCCTTGAGGCGGTGCGCGATTTCCTCCGCTCCCCCGAGCGGGTCCTTGTCGTTCTCCGTTCCGACGACGCGGAGGCGCTTGCGCTGCGGGGCGTACCGTTCGCCCGTATCGCCGGCGTTCCCTACGTCAACACCGGCAACTTCAACCTTCGGACGTTCCTGGACCCCGATCCGGACCGCTACGTCCTGACCGTACTTCTGATCGCCAATCGCTAG
- the rsmD gene encoding 16S rRNA (guanine(966)-N(2))-methyltransferase RsmD translates to MRIISGELRGRRLRTPRWPGLRPTSDRLRETLFAILGHGVTGATVLDGCAGTGAIGLEAISRGAASVTFVESDRRATALIRTNLEQCGVASRGRIIHGALPAALDRVEQPAAFDLVLLDPPYGFDDGAVSAILSALTRRTAPGGLLVIERPRRREPLAMEAEGNIALIHTRRIRAGDSALDVYRRGAPDSATDE, encoded by the coding sequence ATGCGGATCATCTCGGGTGAGCTGAGGGGGCGCCGCCTCCGGACTCCCAGGTGGCCCGGACTGCGCCCGACTTCCGATCGATTACGCGAGACGCTCTTCGCCATCCTCGGGCACGGCGTCACAGGCGCCACCGTGCTCGACGGATGCGCCGGGACGGGAGCCATCGGACTCGAAGCGATCAGCCGGGGCGCTGCTTCCGTCACGTTCGTTGAGAGCGACCGCCGCGCCACGGCGCTCATTAGGACGAATCTGGAACAGTGCGGCGTCGCCTCCCGAGGGCGAATCATCCATGGCGCGCTGCCGGCCGCGCTCGACCGTGTCGAGCAGCCGGCCGCCTTCGATCTGGTCCTGCTGGACCCGCCGTACGGGTTTGATGACGGGGCCGTCAGTGCGATACTCTCCGCACTCACCCGGCGGACGGCGCCGGGGGGCTTGCTGGTGATTGAGCGGCCACGGCGCCGTGAACCGCTCGCGATGGAAGCGGAGGGGAACATCGCGCTGATCCACACGCGCCGCATCAGGGCAGGTGACAGCGCCCTGGACGTTTACCGGCGCGGCGCGCCGGACTCGGCCACCGACGAGTGA
- a CDS encoding sodium-dependent transporter, translated as MPTQTSTTGSDFFTSRWGVIVAGIGMAVGAGNLWRFPRIAAENGGGAFLIPWLIFLFAWSIPLLIAEFGLGRGARRGPIGAFAALVGRHTAWMGGFVVVTTVMIMFYYSVVTGWALKYFTASLAGDLASGADPGAYWETYSNSIWQPILFHVAAIAAAGTVVARGVTRGIERANRILIPTLFVLLLLAVTRAVTLPGAEEGLRYLFVPDLARLADYRTWLEALTQSAWSTGAGWGLLLSYAVYVRCDDDVVTNAVSIGLGNNLASILAAMAILPAVFAILPTAEALDAMAAGNTGLSFIWIPQVFALMPAGEVFLPLFFLTLFFAALSSLIAMVELAVRVLLDGGLPRKRAVSLVVAAAAVCGMPSAASLQVFDNQDWVWGLALMVSGVFIAVAVIRYGAERFRTDLVNTNSTGRRAGSLWSWVLTWLVPIEFVVMFAWWMYQSATVYDPEGWWHPIRVLSIGTCVAQWGIALTILWLGNRSLAERSLAAPHRGEAV; from the coding sequence ATGCCGACCCAGACCAGCACCACCGGCTCCGACTTCTTCACTTCCCGCTGGGGTGTCATCGTCGCCGGTATCGGCATGGCGGTCGGTGCGGGCAACCTCTGGCGCTTTCCCCGTATCGCGGCGGAGAATGGCGGCGGCGCGTTCCTGATTCCCTGGCTCATCTTCCTCTTCGCGTGGTCGATTCCGCTCCTGATCGCCGAATTCGGCCTTGGACGCGGCGCGCGGCGCGGACCAATCGGAGCGTTCGCCGCCCTGGTAGGTCGCCATACCGCCTGGATGGGCGGTTTCGTCGTCGTCACCACCGTGATGATCATGTTCTACTACTCGGTCGTCACCGGGTGGGCGCTCAAGTACTTCACGGCGTCACTTGCCGGCGACCTTGCCTCCGGCGCCGACCCCGGAGCCTACTGGGAGACCTACAGCAACTCCATCTGGCAACCGATCCTGTTCCACGTCGCCGCCATTGCCGCCGCCGGCACCGTCGTGGCGCGTGGCGTTACGCGCGGTATCGAGCGCGCAAACCGGATTCTGATTCCGACGCTCTTTGTCCTGCTGTTGCTCGCGGTGACACGCGCGGTAACGCTGCCGGGAGCGGAGGAGGGGTTGCGCTATCTCTTCGTTCCGGATCTGGCCCGCCTCGCCGACTATCGCACATGGCTCGAGGCGCTGACGCAGTCCGCCTGGTCGACCGGGGCCGGTTGGGGACTGCTGCTCAGCTACGCCGTCTACGTTCGGTGCGACGACGACGTGGTAACAAACGCCGTATCGATCGGCCTGGGTAACAACCTGGCGTCGATCCTCGCGGCCATGGCGATTCTGCCGGCGGTCTTCGCCATCCTGCCGACCGCCGAAGCACTCGATGCGATGGCGGCTGGAAACACCGGACTGTCGTTTATCTGGATCCCGCAGGTATTCGCACTAATGCCGGCCGGGGAGGTCTTCCTGCCGCTTTTCTTTCTCACGCTTTTCTTCGCGGCGCTCTCCTCCTTGATCGCGATGGTCGAACTGGCGGTTCGCGTGCTGCTGGATGGCGGACTGCCGCGCAAGCGGGCCGTCAGCCTGGTAGTAGCGGCCGCCGCCGTCTGCGGGATGCCTTCGGCGGCAAGCCTGCAGGTATTCGACAATCAGGACTGGGTCTGGGGACTTGCGCTGATGGTTAGCGGGGTGTTCATTGCGGTCGCCGTAATCCGCTATGGAGCGGAGCGGTTTCGCACGGACCTGGTCAACACGAACAGCACGGGCCGCCGCGCCGGCTCACTCTGGAGCTGGGTGCTGACCTGGCTCGTGCCCATCGAGTTCGTGGTGATGTTTGCCTGGTGGATGTACCAGTCGGCGACCGTGTACGACCCGGAGGGGTGGTGGCACCCGATCCGCGTCCTCAGCATCGGCACCTGCGTCGCGCAATGGGGGATTGCGCTGACCATTCTCTGGCTCGGCAACCGCAGTCTGGCCGAACGTAGCCTTGCCGCGCCCCATCGGGGCGAAGCGGTATAA